A stretch of the Acidimicrobiales bacterium genome encodes the following:
- a CDS encoding class I SAM-dependent methyltransferase yields MGSPGVHGDRFGSAADDYARHRADFPAAGIDRMVALGVGTPGQRLLDLGCGTGTLARQFAARGCTVIGADVDTRMLAAARSLAAAAGLQVAWRECSAEDTGLPSASFDVVTAAQCWHWFDGEAAAGEVRRLLVSGGLVAVCGFDWLPLPDTVSGVTEALIQAHNPSWNLGGIRDPGPEARRHLSGAGFVVVETFTFDVDVPYSVDSWRLRIRASAAILDLNTAGAAAFEAELAGVMADRFPGDSLMAPHRVWASVAVAPS; encoded by the coding sequence GTGGGTTCGCCGGGCGTCCACGGTGACCGGTTCGGGTCGGCGGCCGACGACTACGCGCGGCATCGGGCCGACTTCCCGGCGGCTGGTATCGACCGGATGGTGGCCCTAGGCGTTGGTACGCCGGGTCAGCGACTACTCGATCTGGGCTGCGGGACCGGTACCCTCGCCCGCCAGTTCGCGGCCCGGGGGTGCACCGTCATCGGTGCCGACGTGGATACCCGGATGCTCGCGGCTGCCCGCTCGCTGGCCGCTGCCGCCGGCCTGCAGGTGGCGTGGCGGGAGTGCTCTGCCGAGGACACCGGCCTCCCGTCGGCGTCGTTCGACGTGGTCACCGCTGCACAGTGCTGGCACTGGTTCGATGGCGAGGCGGCGGCAGGAGAGGTCCGGCGCCTGCTCGTTTCCGGTGGTCTGGTGGCCGTGTGCGGGTTCGACTGGCTGCCGCTGCCCGACACGGTGTCGGGGGTAACCGAGGCGCTCATCCAGGCCCACAACCCGTCCTGGAACCTGGGTGGCATACGGGACCCGGGCCCGGAGGCCCGTCGCCACCTGTCTGGTGCCGGCTTCGTGGTGGTCGAGACGTTCACCTTCGACGTGGACGTTCCCTATTCCGTGGATTCCTGGCGACTGCGGATTCGAGCCAGTGCGGCGATCCTCGACCTGAACACCGCTGGGGCGGCGGCGTTCGAGGCCGAGTTGGCCGGGGTTATGGCTGACCGGTTCCCAGGCGACTCCCTGATGGCCCCCCACCGGGTGTGGGCCTCAGTGGCCGTAGCGCCGTCCTGA
- the dtd gene encoding D-aminoacyl-tRNA deacylase, which produces MRALVQRVSRASVVAEDELVGEIGMGLCVFVGVTHDDGPAQADRLVDKLADLRLMDDAAGVMNRSVVDVGGAVLVVSQFTLYGDTSKGRRPTWMAAAPPDRAEPLVERVVAGLRERGLEVATGRFQADMVVDLANEGPATLMLEV; this is translated from the coding sequence GTGCGGGCGCTGGTCCAAAGGGTTTCGCGAGCCTCGGTCGTGGCGGAAGACGAGTTGGTGGGCGAGATCGGGATGGGCCTGTGCGTGTTCGTCGGAGTCACCCACGATGACGGTCCGGCACAGGCCGACCGTCTAGTTGACAAGTTGGCTGACCTGCGCCTCATGGACGACGCCGCCGGGGTGATGAACCGGTCGGTGGTCGACGTGGGCGGTGCGGTGTTGGTGGTCAGCCAGTTCACCCTTTACGGCGACACCTCGAAGGGCCGCCGGCCTACCTGGATGGCCGCCGCCCCACCCGATCGGGCAGAGCCCCTGGTCGAACGGGTGGTGGCCGGCCTGCGGGAGCGGGGCCTAGAGGTGGCCACTGGCCGCTTTCAGGCCGACATGGTGGTCGACCTTGCCAACGAGGGTCCTGCCACCCTGATGCTCGAGGTCTGA